One genomic region from Flagellimonas oceani encodes:
- a CDS encoding ABC transporter ATP-binding protein: MITVHNLTKTYGQNTVLNIDHLEIPKGQSFGLVGNNGAGKTTLFSLLLDLIQPSSGHIINKDVQVDQSEDWKPFTSAFIDETFLIGYLTPEEYFYFIGELRGRNKADVDALLSGFDDFFHGEILGQKKYLRDLSKGNQKKVGIVASFIGNPEVVILDEPFANLDPTTQIRLKGIIKDLAAKEGVTVLVSSHDLIHVTEVCERIVVLNKGEIVKDIHTSAETMKELEAFFAG, from the coding sequence ATGATCACAGTTCATAATTTGACCAAGACCTACGGACAGAATACTGTTTTGAACATTGACCACCTGGAGATACCCAAAGGACAGAGCTTTGGCCTTGTGGGCAACAATGGAGCGGGGAAAACAACGTTGTTTAGCTTGTTGTTGGATTTGATTCAGCCCTCATCCGGGCACATTATCAACAAGGATGTGCAAGTGGACCAGAGCGAGGATTGGAAACCTTTTACCTCCGCTTTTATTGATGAGACCTTTTTGATAGGCTACCTCACCCCCGAAGAATACTTCTACTTTATCGGGGAACTGCGCGGCAGGAACAAGGCCGATGTGGATGCCTTGCTGTCCGGATTTGATGATTTTTTCCACGGGGAAATATTGGGCCAGAAAAAGTATTTGCGGGACCTTTCCAAAGGAAACCAGAAGAAAGTGGGCATTGTGGCCAGCTTTATCGGCAACCCCGAAGTGGTGATCTTGGACGAACCTTTTGCCAATTTGGATCCGACCACCCAAATACGATTGAAAGGGATCATTAAGGATTTGGCAGCCAAAGAAGGTGTTACCGTATTGGTTTCCAGTCACGATTTGATTCATGTGACCGAAGTCTGCGAACGTATCGTGGTGCTCAACAAAGGCGAAATCGTGAAGGATATCCACACCTCTGCGGAAACCATGAAGGAGCTCGAAGCTTTCTTTGCCGGTTGA
- a CDS encoding ferredoxin--NADP reductase yields MSHFHALKIAAVDRLTPNAVALTFDIPENLKEAYSFKAGQYITLKHTLNGKELRRAYSISSPPSSGKLTVGIKKMEGGTFSVYANDQLKAGDSMEVMVPEGRFVFDATSPQKIAAFAAGSGITPIMSIAQTVLESHPDNTFVLVFGNQSPDETMYFNNIQSIKERYGDRFFVQYVYSRSTVEDALFGRIERSTVNFVLKNKFKGTEFDGFYLCGPKEMIAQVTDTLKYNGVSKEKIHFELFTADDDGDDELAEELEGKTRVEVLLDDETFTFVMDKKERVLDSVLKEDIDAPYSCQGGVCSSCIARLTEGKVEMVRNQILTESEIEEGFILTCQSHPITSSIKVDYDDV; encoded by the coding sequence ATGAGCCATTTTCATGCCTTAAAAATAGCCGCGGTGGACCGATTGACACCAAATGCCGTGGCCCTTACCTTTGATATTCCGGAAAATTTAAAAGAGGCTTACAGCTTTAAAGCGGGCCAATACATTACCCTAAAACACACATTGAACGGAAAGGAACTTCGCAGGGCCTATTCCATTTCTTCCCCTCCCTCTTCAGGAAAATTAACGGTGGGCATCAAAAAAATGGAGGGCGGAACCTTCTCCGTTTATGCCAACGACCAATTAAAGGCGGGCGATTCCATGGAGGTTATGGTCCCCGAAGGCCGATTTGTTTTTGATGCAACCTCACCTCAAAAAATTGCGGCCTTTGCTGCAGGAAGTGGCATTACTCCGATTATGAGCATTGCCCAAACGGTTTTGGAGAGCCATCCGGATAATACTTTTGTACTGGTCTTTGGAAATCAATCGCCCGATGAGACCATGTACTTTAACAACATCCAGTCCATTAAAGAGCGTTATGGTGATCGCTTTTTTGTGCAGTATGTATACAGCAGGTCCACTGTGGAGGATGCGCTTTTTGGACGGATTGAGCGGTCAACCGTGAACTTTGTGCTCAAAAACAAGTTCAAGGGAACCGAATTCGATGGTTTTTACCTTTGCGGTCCCAAAGAAATGATAGCACAAGTCACGGATACCTTAAAGTACAATGGTGTTTCCAAGGAAAAAATCCATTTTGAATTATTTACTGCCGATGATGACGGCGATGACGAACTTGCCGAAGAACTCGAAGGCAAAACTCGGGTAGAGGTTCTTTTGGATGATGAGACCTTCACCTTTGTGATGGACAAAAAGGAACGGGTTCTCGATTCCGTTTTAAAGGAGGATATTGATGCGCCCTACTCTTGCCAAGGCGGTGTTTGTAGTAGCTGTATTGCCCGACTTACGGAAGGCAAAGTGGAAATGGTAAGAAATCAAATACTTACCGAAAGTGAAATTGAAGAAGGGTTTATCCTTACCTGCCAATCGCATCCCATTACCTCAAGTATTAAGGTGGATTATGACGATGTATAG
- a CDS encoding arsenosugar biosynthesis-associated peroxidase-like protein, protein MANSYYDPADLKKFGNITEWSEELGKKFFDYYGKVFEEGALSAREKSLIALAVAHVVKCPYCIDAYTKDGLQRGITKEEMMEAVHAGAAIESGATLVHGVQMMNKYDKLSM, encoded by the coding sequence ATGGCCAATTCATATTACGACCCGGCAGACCTAAAAAAATTCGGTAACATCACAGAATGGAGCGAAGAGCTGGGCAAAAAGTTTTTTGACTACTACGGAAAGGTTTTTGAGGAAGGTGCGCTCAGTGCCCGTGAAAAATCCTTGATCGCTTTGGCAGTGGCACACGTGGTAAAATGTCCGTACTGCATAGATGCCTACACCAAAGATGGTCTGCAACGCGGCATCACCAAAGAAGAGATGATGGAGGCCGTACATGCCGGTGCCGCCATAGAAAGTGGAGCAACCTTGGTACATGGTGTTCAGATGATGAACAAGTACGACAAACTTTCCATGTAA
- a CDS encoding fasciclin domain-containing protein, with protein sequence MKSIKTLTLLFACAGFFTITTGFAQTKMVGGAPMYPSKDIVSNAVNSKDHTTLVAAVKAAGLVETLQGEGPFTVFAPTNSAFEKLPDGTVATLLKPENKAKLQGVLTYHVVAGKYNAKDLKKWIKKGDGMAELTTVNGAKLTAMMDKGMIMIKDGAGNVSNVTIADVNQSNGVIHVVDTVVLPSK encoded by the coding sequence ATGAAATCTATTAAAACATTAACGTTACTATTTGCTTGCGCTGGATTTTTTACCATCACAACCGGTTTTGCACAGACTAAAATGGTGGGAGGAGCCCCCATGTACCCAAGTAAGGATATTGTTTCCAATGCCGTAAACTCCAAAGACCACACTACTTTGGTCGCTGCTGTAAAAGCTGCGGGATTGGTAGAAACTCTCCAAGGAGAAGGGCCATTTACCGTATTTGCCCCCACCAATAGTGCATTCGAGAAATTGCCCGATGGAACCGTAGCTACATTGCTAAAGCCAGAAAACAAAGCAAAATTGCAAGGTGTGCTTACCTACCACGTAGTGGCTGGAAAGTATAATGCCAAAGACTTGAAAAAATGGATAAAAAAAGGTGACGGTATGGCCGAGCTTACCACGGTGAACGGAGCTAAGTTGACCGCCATGATGGACAAGGGCATGATCATGATCAAGGACGGTGCTGGAAATGTGTCCAACGTAACCATTGCCGATGTGAATCAATCCAACGGGGTGATCCATGTGGTGGATACCGTAGTATTGCCATCAAAATAA
- a CDS encoding DUF5687 family protein: MLKHFIGLQWKSFFRSATFKTEIWFKILMALGALYFIVVFLGMGVGAFFLIKEMEIGDPLRVVNQFMVYYLAFDLVFRYMLQKMPVTNIKPLLYLPISKSKVVNFSLGKTVISFFNIAHAFFFVPFSIVLLAQGYPPLQVIGWHLALMALIYCNNFINVMVNNQNVVFYAIAALFIVAGASQYYQWFDITIYTQPIFDFFYDMPWTAVIPWVILVGLYYGAFAYFKKHMYLDGGLAKKQTEAKTENLEWLDRFGNLGTFLKNDIKLIKRNKRSRSAVIAGAFFIFYGLLFFTGALEVYDGPFWKIFAGIFVTGGFLFSFGQYVPSWDSSYYPLMMSQNIKYREYLSSKWYLVIIATIISTILATFYIYFGWEAYAAVLVGAIYNIGINSYLVLWGGAYVKTPIDLTSNKKAFGDKQAFNAKTLLLTLPKLVLPIGIYAIGHFLINPMAGYIFVAVFGLLGFVFKNKVFTMIEGIYKKEKYKTLQAYKQK, translated from the coding sequence ATGCTCAAACATTTTATTGGACTCCAATGGAAGTCATTTTTTAGGTCAGCCACTTTTAAAACAGAGATCTGGTTTAAGATATTGATGGCTTTGGGTGCCCTTTACTTTATTGTGGTATTTCTCGGAATGGGTGTCGGGGCCTTTTTCTTGATCAAGGAAATGGAGATCGGCGACCCGCTTCGTGTCGTCAACCAGTTTATGGTCTACTATCTGGCCTTTGACCTTGTGTTCCGATACATGCTTCAAAAAATGCCGGTCACCAATATAAAACCACTGCTCTATTTGCCCATAAGCAAGAGCAAGGTGGTAAACTTTTCGTTGGGAAAAACGGTGATATCCTTTTTCAATATTGCCCATGCCTTCTTTTTTGTTCCCTTTAGTATTGTGTTGCTTGCCCAGGGCTATCCGCCTTTGCAGGTCATAGGTTGGCATCTCGCTTTGATGGCCTTGATCTACTGTAACAACTTCATTAATGTAATGGTGAACAACCAGAACGTGGTTTTTTATGCGATTGCGGCATTGTTCATTGTCGCCGGGGCATCACAGTATTACCAATGGTTTGATATTACCATTTATACCCAGCCCATTTTCGATTTTTTCTATGATATGCCCTGGACCGCAGTAATTCCTTGGGTGATTTTGGTTGGATTGTATTACGGGGCCTTCGCCTATTTCAAAAAACATATGTACCTGGATGGCGGATTGGCCAAAAAACAGACCGAGGCCAAAACGGAAAACTTGGAATGGTTGGACCGTTTTGGGAACTTGGGCACTTTCTTGAAGAACGACATCAAACTGATCAAGCGAAACAAAAGATCACGTTCCGCTGTGATTGCGGGAGCGTTTTTTATTTTTTACGGACTCCTCTTTTTTACGGGCGCACTTGAGGTTTACGATGGACCTTTTTGGAAGATTTTTGCGGGAATTTTTGTCACGGGCGGCTTCCTGTTCAGTTTTGGGCAGTACGTGCCCAGTTGGGACAGTAGCTACTATCCTTTAATGATGAGCCAGAACATCAAATATCGGGAGTATCTCTCATCAAAATGGTATCTGGTGATCATTGCGACCATCATTTCCACCATTTTGGCCACGTTCTATATCTATTTTGGCTGGGAGGCCTATGCAGCTGTATTGGTGGGCGCCATTTACAATATTGGCATCAACAGCTATTTGGTGCTTTGGGGCGGCGCCTATGTAAAGACCCCGATAGACCTTACATCGAACAAAAAGGCGTTTGGCGACAAGCAGGCCTTTAATGCCAAGACCCTTTTGCTTACGTTGCCCAAGCTGGTGTTGCCCATCGGGATTTATGCCATTGGCCACTTTTTGATCAACCCCATGGCAGGATACATTTTTGTGGCCGTTTTTGGCCTGCTCGGTTTCGTGTTCAAGAACAAGGTGTTCACCATGATCGAGGGCATTTACAAAAAAGAGAAATACAAAACGTTACAAGCATACAAACAGAAATAA
- a CDS encoding patatin-like phospholipase family protein — protein MLEDKSIGLILSGGGVRGMAHIGLIKAMREHQIEAKVVAGTSIGALVGALYANDNSVEDMLKFFKETPLFQYSFFAINKPGFIDTERYFNIFKHFFPENDFKNLKRPLFVVATDLLKGTEKVFYDGELIKPLLASAALPPVFSPVTIDGVLYADGGIMNNFPKEYVDHITDYTIGSNVSITVPLEKKDLRNSFQLTARVTSLMIHASNHEKMMECDLFIEPSELETIGVLDKKGIENAFNIGYEHGSRALERLLAKT, from the coding sequence ATGCTTGAAGATAAATCCATAGGCTTGATACTTTCCGGAGGAGGTGTACGGGGCATGGCACATATAGGACTCATAAAGGCCATGCGTGAACACCAAATTGAAGCCAAGGTGGTGGCGGGAACAAGCATTGGGGCCTTGGTGGGAGCACTGTACGCCAACGATAACTCGGTGGAGGATATGCTTAAATTTTTTAAGGAGACGCCACTGTTTCAGTACAGCTTTTTTGCCATCAACAAGCCAGGGTTTATCGACACCGAGCGGTATTTTAATATTTTTAAGCATTTTTTTCCCGAGAACGACTTCAAAAATTTGAAACGTCCCCTTTTTGTGGTCGCCACGGATTTACTTAAAGGAACGGAAAAGGTTTTTTATGACGGCGAACTCATTAAACCATTATTGGCATCCGCCGCCTTGCCGCCTGTTTTTAGCCCTGTGACCATAGATGGTGTCCTGTATGCCGATGGGGGCATCATGAACAATTTTCCGAAGGAATATGTGGATCATATTACGGACTATACCATTGGAAGCAATGTTTCCATAACGGTTCCGCTGGAAAAAAAAGATCTGCGGAATTCCTTTCAGTTGACAGCAAGGGTGACCAGTTTAATGATCCATGCCTCCAACCATGAGAAGATGATGGAATGTGATCTGTTCATTGAACCGAGCGAACTTGAGACCATTGGTGTTTTGGACAAAAAAGGCATCGAAAATGCCTTTAATATTGGTTACGAACACGGAAGTAGGGCTTTGGAAAGATTGTTGGCCAAAACCTAG